The Raphanus sativus cultivar WK10039 chromosome 2, ASM80110v3, whole genome shotgun sequence genome includes a region encoding these proteins:
- the LOC108843215 gene encoding 50S ribosomal protein L10, chloroplastic: MEVALLSFSSSLSPLCHNRAVTTLTPKPSNHPRLPVIRSAVSRSKKEETVETVKSHLENCHLLAAINYKGLTVKQFQDLRRTLPDTTKLVVAKNTLVFKAIEGTKWEALEPCMKGMNAWLFVQTDEIPSAIKPYRSFQKERKLEDNDFAGAVFEGKFYAPGDFKSLETMPTRAEVYAKLLGALQSPAINLVSTLQAPAIEVIMVLKAYVKKLEDESNNNA, translated from the coding sequence ATGGAAGTCGCTCTTCTCTCATTTTCGTCTTCCTTGTCTCCTCTCTGCCACAACCGAGCCGTAACCACACTAACCCCCAAACCCTCGAACCACCCACGCCTCCCGGTCATCAGATCCGCCGTGTCACGCTCCAAGAAGGAAGAAACCGTCGAAACCGTCAAGTCCCATCTCGAGAACTGCCACCTCCTCGCAGCCATCAACTACAAAGGCCTAACCGTCAAGCAGTTCCAAGACCTCCGGAGAACCCTCCCGGACACCACGAAGCTCGTCGTCGCCAAGAACACGCTCGTCTTCAAGGCCATCGAAGGCACCAAGTGGGAAGCCCTCGAGCCCTGTATGAAAGGCATGAACGCCTGGCTCTTCGTACAGACCGACGAGATCCCTTCCGCCATCAAACCGTACCGGAGTTTCCAGAAGGAGCGCAAGCTCGAGGACAATGACTTCGCTGGCGCTGTGTTTGAAGGTAAGTTCTACGCTCCTGGTGATTTCAAGTCGCTAGAGACGATGCCTACGAGAGCTGAGGTGTACGCTAAGTTGCTCGGAGCTCTGCAGAGTCCGGCGATTAATCTCGTATCTACTCTGCAAGCGCCGGCGATTGAGGTTATCATGGTGCTTAAGGCTTATGTCAAGAAGCTTGAAGATGAGAGTAATAATAATGCTTAA
- the LOC108842383 gene encoding cytochrome b-c1 complex subunit Rieske-2, mitochondrial: protein MLRVAGRRLFSLSQRSSTVSSFALSRDHTLSNGGVDDSSSSPRSVSSTDLSRFDSYHRSLMRGFSSEVLTQGNEVGFGSEPATVEAVKTPNSKIVYDNHNHERYPPGDPSKRAFAYFVLSGGRFVYASVLRLLVLKLIVSMSASKDVLALASLEVDLGSIEPGTTVTVKWRGKPVFIRRRTEDDIKLANSVDLGSLRDPQEDSVRVKNPEWLVVVGVCTHLGCIPLPNAGDYGGWFCPCHGSHYDISGRIRKGPAPYNLEVPTYSFLEENKLLIG from the exons ATGCTGCGAGTAGCAGGAAGGAGGCTTTTTTCTCTTTCGCAGAGATCTTCCACCGTCTCCTCCTTCGCGCTTTCCCGAGACCATACCTTATCCAATGGCGGCGTCGACGACTCATCTTCATCCCCCAGATCTGTCTCCTCTACCGATCTTTCACGTTTCGATTCTTACCACCGGAGCCTCATGAGAG GTTTCTCATCTGAAGTCCTTACTCAAGGGAATGAGGTAGGTTTTGGTTCGGAACCTGCCACCGTGGAGGCCGTCAAGACACCTAACTCGAAGATTGTCTATGATAACCACAACCACGAGCGTTACCCACCTGGTGACCCTAGCAAGCGTGCATTCGCATATTTCGTCCTGTCCGGTGGGAGGTTTGTCTACGCCTCTGTTCTCCGCCTTCTAGTCCTCAAGCTCATTGTCAGCATGTCCGCGAGTAAAGATGTCCTCGCCCTTGCGTCCCTCGAGGTCGACCTCGGGAGCATCGAGCCGGGAACTACTGTCACGGTGAAGTGGCGTGGAAAGCCGGTGTTCATCAGGAGAAGAACAGAAGATGACATCAAGCTGGCGAACAGCGTGGATCTTGGATCTTTGAGAGACCCGCAGGAGGACTCGGTGAGGGTCAAGAATCCGGAGTGGTTGGTGGTTGTTGGAGTCTGCACTCACTTGGGGTGTATCCCTTTGCCGAATGCTGGTGATTACGGTGGTTGGTTTTGCCCGTGTCATGGTTCGCACTACGATATCTCTGGAAGGATTAGGAAAGGTCCTGCACCGTACAACCTGGAGGTGCCAACCTACAGCTTCTTGGAAGAGAATAAGTTACTCATTGGTTAA
- the LOC108842689 gene encoding flowering time control protein FY isoform X2, translating to MYGDSMQQQQQQLPPMHHPPMMRQPSASSTNINPDYHHSSAPNHFDSHVDSFGGKRMRKHTQRRAVDYTSTVVNYIQARTWQRDSRDMTSLQPTPAAAVDMLPPVAYSDNPSTSFAAKFVHSSLNKNRCSINCVVWTPSGRRLITGSQSGEFTLWNGQSFNFEMILQAHDQPIRSMVWSHNDIWMVSGDDGGTIKYWQSNMNNVKANRTAHKESVRGISFCKTDLKFCSCSDDTTVKVWDFAKCQEEISLTGHGWDVKCVDWHPTKSLLVSGGKDQLVKIWDTRTARELCSLHGHKNMVLSVKWNQNGNWLLTASKDQIVKLYDIRTMKELESFRGHKKDVTSLAWHPIHEEYFVSGSADGSICHWIVGHENPQIEISSAHDNSVWDLAWHPIGYLLCSGSNDHTTKFWSRNRPADNPRDVLAMQNQGYNEQGFSNRLPDNFQPSEASPTPGAFVPGLTRNEGTIPGIGIAMPFDASSQGEHNQPLPGGMAPPLPPGPHPSLVGSSQQQGYQQHHHHQGHPQQIPPMPNMPHLQRPPSSHMPLRPHHPRTMQVPPHMPPSSMPTSHPMPGPMGMQGGMNPQMSQGHYMGAPSGTFLGPPSSGGPPPMYPQGRGFNRPQMMPGYNNPFQQPPLPAGPPPNTNQQHQ from the exons ATGTACGGAGATTCgatgcagcagcagcagcagcagcttccACCGATGCATCACCCGCCGATGATGCGTCAGCCCTCAGCCTCTTCCACCAATATCAACCCAGACTACCACCATTCCTCTGCTCCAAATCACTTTGACT CACATGTTGACAGTTTTGGAGGGAAACGAATGAGAAAGCATACACAGAGAAGAGCTGTTGATTACACGAGCACCGTTGTCAATTATATTCAA gcTCGAACATGGCAGCGAGACTCAAGGGATATGACCTCTTTGCAACCAACTCCAGCTGCTGCAGTTGAT ATGCTTCCCCCAGTTGCCTATTCAGACAATCCTTCTACAAGTTTTGCTGCAAAGTTTGTTCACTCATCTCTAAACAAGAACCGTTGCTCAATCAACTGTGTGGTG TGGACACCTTCTGGAAGACGACTTATCACCGGCTCCCAAAGTGGGGAGTTTACTCTTTGGAATGGGCAATCTTTCAATTTCGAGATGATTCTTCAG GCACATGATCAACCTATAAGGTCGATGGTGTGGAGCCACAATGATATTTGGATGGTTTCTGGTGATGATGGAGGCACGATAAA ATATTGGCAGAGCAATATGAACAATGTTAAGGCCAATAGAACTGCTCACAAGGAATCCGTTCGTGGTATAAG TTTCTGTAAAACAGATTTGAAGTTCTGTTCGTGTTCTGATGATACAACTGTTAAAGTGTGGGATTTTGCCAAGTGCCAAGAAGAAATTTCATTAACCG GCCATGGTTGGGATGTCAAGTGCGTCGACTGGCACCCCACAAAATCCCTACTGGTTTCTG GTGGAAAAGATCAACTTGTCAAAATATGGGATACCAGAACTGCAAGAGAGCTTTGCTCACT TCATGGTCACAAAAACATGGTACTTAGTGTGAAGTGGAACCAAAATGGCAATTGGCTTTTGACAGCCTCGAAAGATCAAATTGTTAAG CTGTATGATATAAGGACTATGAAGGAGCTTGAATCCTTTCGTGGGCACAAGAAGGATGTAACAT CTTTGGCGTGGCATCCAATTCATGAAGAATACTTTGTCAGTGGGAGCGCTGACGGATCCATTTGTCATTGGATTGTCGG GCATGAAAACCCGCAGATTGAAATCTCAAGTGCTCATGATAACAGTGTTTGGGATCTTGCATGGCATCCTATTGGATATCTTCTCTGCAG TGGGAGCAATGATCACACAACCAAGTTTTGGTCCAGAAACAGGCCTGCAGATAATCCTCGAGATGTCCTTGCTATGCAGAACCAAG GCTATAATGAACAAGGTTTTAGCAATCGCCTGCCTGATAATTTCCAACCCTCTGAGGCATCACCAACTCCTGGAGCATTTGTTCCTGGGCTGACCCGGAATGAGGGGACCATCCCGGGAATCGGAATAGCAATGCCATTTGATGCATCCTCTCAAGGGGAACATAATCAACCTCTTCCAGGCGGTATGGCTCCTCCGCTACCACCTGGCCCCCACCCATCACTTGTTGGAAGTAGCCAGCAGCAAGGGTATCagcaacaccaccaccaccaaggTCATCCCCAGCAAATTCCTCCAATGCCCAATATGCCTCATCTTCAGCGACCACCATCGTCTCATATGCCATTGCGCCCTCATCATCCCCGCACTATGCAAGTGCCTCCCCACATGCCACCTTCCTCAATGCCCACGTCTCATCCAATGCCTGGACCAATG GGAATGCAAGGAGGCATGAATCCTCAGATGTCGCAAGGCCATTATATGGGTGCTCCTTCGGGAACATTTCTAGGACCACCAAGCAGTGGTGGACCACCCCCAATGTATCCCCAAGGACGTGGTTTCAACCGTCCACAGATGATGCCAGGGTACAACAACCCTTTCCAACAG CCGCCTTTACCTGCAGGCCCTCCACCAAACACCAATCAGCAACATCAGTAG
- the LOC108839335 gene encoding ADP,ATP carrier protein 1, mitochondrial has product MVEQTQQKACGPLMRSGVSHDIIHGYTSGIQRRATYGNYSNAAFQYPLTTSRIVATTSPVFVQAPAEKGFSSFAIDFLMGGVSAAVSKTAAAPIERVKLLIQNQDEMLKAGRLSEPYKGIGDCFGRTIKDEGFGSLWRGNTANVIRYFPTQALNFAFKDYFKRLFNFKKDRDGYWKWFAGNLGSGGAAGASSLLFVYSLDYARTRLANDSKAAKKGGERQFNGLVDVYKKTLKSDGIAGLYRGFNISCVGIIVYRGLYFGLYDSLKPLLPADLQDSFFASFALGWLITNGAGLASYPIDTVRRRMMMTSGEAVKYKSSMDAFQQILKKEGPKSLFKGAGANILRAIAGAGVLSGYDKLQLLLLGKKYGSGSG; this is encoded by the exons ATGGTTGAACAGACTCAGCAAAAGGCATGTGGCCCACTCATGCGTTCCGGTGTTTCTCACGACATCATCCATGGCTACACATCTGGTATCCAGAGGCGTGCGACGTACGGGAACTACTCCAACGCTGCGTTCCAGTACCCTCTTACCACTTCCAGGATTGTGGCGACTACTTCTCCTGTGTTTGTCCAAGCCCCTGCGGAGAAAGGGTTCTCTAGCTTTGCTATCGATTTCCTCATGGGTGGTGTTTCCGCCGCTGTGTCTAAGACCGCTGCTGCTCCCATCGAGCGTGTCAAGCTTTTGATTCAGAACCAGGATGAGATGCTCAAGGCTGGAAGGCTCTCTGAGCCTTACAAGGGTATTGGTGACTGTTTCGGCAGGACCATTAAGGATGAAGGTTTTGGTTCTCTGTGGAGAGGAAACACTGCTAACGTTATCCGTTACTTCCCCACTCAG GCCTTGAACTTTGCATTCAAAGATTACTTCAAGAGGCTTTTCAACTTCAAGAAGGACAGGGATGGTTACTGGAAGTGGTTTGCTGGTAACTTGGGATCTGGAGGTGCAGCTGGTGCATCTTCCCTTCTCTTCGTCTACTCTCTTGACTATGCACGTACCCGTCTTGCCAATGACTCCAAGGCAGCGAAGAAGGGAGGTGAAAGGCAGTTCAATGGTCTTGTTGATGTCTACAAGAAGACCCTCAAGTCTGATGGTATTGCTGGGCTTTACCGTGGATTCAACATCTCCTGTGTTGGTATCATTGTCTACCGTGGTCTCTACTTCGGACTCTACGACTCTTTGAAGCCTCTTCTCCCTGCTGATCTCCAG GACAGCTTCTTCGCTAGTTTTGCCCTTGGATGGCTTATCACCAACGGTGCTGGTCTTGCATCTTACCCAATCGACACAGTCCGTAGAAGAATGATGATGACCTCCGGTGAAGCCGTCAAGTACAAGAGTTCGATGGATGCATTCCAACAGATCCTGAAGAAGGAAGGACCTAAGTCTTTGTTCAAGGGTGCTGGTGCCAACATCCTTCGTGCCATTGCAGGTGCTGGTGTGCTCTCTGGATACGACAAGCTGCAGTTACTTCTTCTCGGAAAGAAGTACGGATCTGGATCCGGCTAA
- the LOC108842384 gene encoding cytochrome b-c1 complex subunit Rieske-2, mitochondrial, with protein sequence MLRVAGRRLLSLKQQRSSTATSFVLSRDHTISKEGDDSTRSVPSADLSCFNSYHRSLLRGFSSQVITQGNEVGFASEVPATVEAVKTPNSKIVYDDHNHERYPPGDPSKRAFAYFVLSGGRFVYASVLRLLVLKLIVSMSASKDVLALASLEVDLGSIEPGTTVTVKWRGKPVFIRRRTEDDIKLANSVDLGSLRDPQEDSVRVKNPEWLVVVGVCTHLGCIPLPNAGDYGGWFCPCHGSHYDISGRIRKGPAPYNLEVPTYSFLEENKLLIG encoded by the exons atgtTGCGAGTTGCAGGGAGGAGGCTTTTGTCTCTAAAGCAGCAGAGATCTTCCACTGCCACCTCTTTCGTCCTTTCCAGAGATCACACCATCTCCAAAGAAGGCGACGACTCCACCAGATCTGTTCCCTCTGCAGATCTTTCATGTTTCAATTCTTACCACCGGAGCCTTTTAAGAG GTTTCTCTTCTCAAGTCATTACCCAAGGAAATGAGGTAGGCTTCGCTTCTGAAGTCCCAGCCACCGTTGAGGCCGTCAAGACGCCTAACTCGAAGATTGTCTATGATGACCACAACCACGAGCGTTACCCACCTGGTGACCCTAGCAAGCGTGCCTTCGCCTATTTCGTCCTGTCCGGTGGGAGGTTTGTCTACGCCTCTGTTCTCCGCCTTCTGGTCCTGAAGCTCATTGTTAGCATGTCCGCAAGTAAAGATGTCCTTGCACTTGCGTCCCTCGAGGTCGACCTCGGGAGCATCGAGCCGGGAACTACTGTCACAGTGAAGTGGCGTGGAAAGCCTGTCTTCATCAGGCGAAGAACTGAAGACGATATCAAGCTAGCCAATAGCGTGGATCTTGGATCACTGAGGGACCCGCAAGAAGACTCGGTGAGGGTCAAGAATCCGGAATGGTTGGTGGTGGTAGGAGTCTGCACTCACCTGGGGTGCATCCCTTTGCCGAATGCTGGTGATTACGGTGGATGGTTTTGCCCGTGTCATGGTTCGCATTACGATATCTCTGGAAGGATCAGGAAAGGTCCTGCACCATACAACCTGGAAGTACCGACTTACAGCTTCTTGGAAGAGAATAAGTTACTCATTGGTTAA
- the LOC108836463 gene encoding hydroxyproline O-arabinosyltransferase 3-like, whose protein sequence is MGRKASTLLFFLLCFGFFLVTYNLLTLIVHNRSNSDGSLLLDPLPHRKTKTSPTPFHVAVTATDSPYNKWQCRIMYYWYNQKKALPRSDMGGFTRILHSGNQDNLMDEIPTFVVDPLPPGLDQGYVVLNRPWAFVQWLERATIKEDYVLMAEPDHIFVNPLPNLAVGGSPAAFPFFYITPLKFENVVRKYYPVEMGPVTNIDPVGSSPVIISKESLEKIAPTWMNVSLTMKQDPDTDKALGWVLEMYGYAIASALHGVRHMLRRDLMLQPPWDLSTKAMFIIHYTYACDYNMKGELTYGKIGEWRFDKRLHLRGPPRRNISMPPPGVPESVVTLVKMLNEATSNIPNWDTL, encoded by the exons atggGAAGAAAAGCATCGACTCTGCTTTTCTTTCTCTTGTGTTTCGGCTTCTTTCTTGTCACATATAATCTTCTCACCCTAATAGTCCACAACAGATCTAATTCTGATGGAAGTCTACTTCTAGATCCTCTGCCTCACAGAAAGACCAAGACCTCTCCAACACCGTTTCACGTAGCCGTAACAGCTACAGATTCACCTTACAATAAGTGGCAGTGTCGTATTATGTATTATTGGTATAACCAGAAGAAAGCTCTTCCCCGTTCAGACATGGGAGGCTTCACTCGCATTTTGCATTCCGGTAATCAAGACAACTTGATGGATGAGATACCAACGTTTGTCGTTGATCCTCTTCCCCCAGGTCTTGATCAG GGGTATGTTGTCTTAAATAGACCATGGGCATTCGTGCAATGGCTTGAAAGAGCTACCATCAAGGAAGA CTATGTGCTAATGGCAGAGCCTGATCATATATTTGTTAACCCTCTTCCTAATTTGGCTGTTGGTGGATCACCAGCAGCTTTTCCGTTTTTCTATATCACACCTCTAAAGTTCGAGAACGTAGTCAGAAAGTATTATCCTGTGGAGATGGGACCTGTGACAAATATCGATCCAGTTGGCAGTTCTCCTGTTATCATAAGCAAG GAATCACTTGAAAAGATTGCTCCTACATGGATGAATGTCTCGTTGACAATGAAACAAGATCCAGATACTGACAAGGCATTAGGATGGGTTCTGGAAAT GTACGGTTACGCTATTGCATCTGCTCTGCATGGGGTGCGGCACATGCTTCGGAGGGATCTCATGCTCCAG CCTCCGTGGGATTTGTCTACCAAGGCGATGTTTATCATCCACTACACTTATGCGTGCGATTACAACATGAAG GGTGAGCTGACATATGGCAAAATAGGAGAGTGGCGATTCGATAAGAGATTACATCTGAGAGGTCCTCCACGGAGGAACATCTCTATGCCGCCTCCCGGTGTTCCAGAAAGTGTG GTAACTCTTGTGAAGATGTTGAACGAAGCCACATCAAATATCCCTAACTGGGACACTCTCTAA
- the LOC108842689 gene encoding flowering time control protein FY isoform X1 produces the protein MYGDSMQQQQQQLPPMHHPPMMRQPSASSTNINPDYHHSSAPNHFDSHVDSFGGKRMRKHTQRRAVDYTSTVVNYIQARTWQRDSRDMTSLQPTPAAAVDMLPPVAYSDNPSTSFAAKFVHSSLNKNRCSINCVVWTPSGRRLITGSQSGEFTLWNGQSFNFEMILQAHDQPIRSMVWSHNDIWMVSGDDGGTIKYWQSNMNNVKANRTAHKESVRGISFCKTDLKFCSCSDDTTVKVWDFAKCQEEISLTGHGWDVKCVDWHPTKSLLVSGGKDQLVKIWDTRTARELCSLHGHKNMVLSVKWNQNGNWLLTASKDQIVKLYDIRTMKELESFRGHKKDVTSLAWHPIHEEYFVSGSADGSICHWIVGHENPQIEISSAHDNSVWDLAWHPIGYLLCSGSNDHTTKFWSRNRPADNPRDVLAMQNQGYNEQGFSNRLPDNFQPSEASPTPGAFVPGLTRNEGTIPGIGIAMPFDASSQGEHNQPLPGGMAPPLPPGPHPSLVGSSQQQGYQQHHHHQGHPQQIPPMPNMPHLQRPPSSHMPLRPHHPRTMQVPPHMPPSSMPTSHPMPGPMGMQGGMNPQMSQGHYMGAPSGTFLGPPSSGGPPPMYPQGRGFNRPQMMPGYNNPFQQQPPLPAGPPPNTNQQHQ, from the exons ATGTACGGAGATTCgatgcagcagcagcagcagcagcttccACCGATGCATCACCCGCCGATGATGCGTCAGCCCTCAGCCTCTTCCACCAATATCAACCCAGACTACCACCATTCCTCTGCTCCAAATCACTTTGACT CACATGTTGACAGTTTTGGAGGGAAACGAATGAGAAAGCATACACAGAGAAGAGCTGTTGATTACACGAGCACCGTTGTCAATTATATTCAA gcTCGAACATGGCAGCGAGACTCAAGGGATATGACCTCTTTGCAACCAACTCCAGCTGCTGCAGTTGAT ATGCTTCCCCCAGTTGCCTATTCAGACAATCCTTCTACAAGTTTTGCTGCAAAGTTTGTTCACTCATCTCTAAACAAGAACCGTTGCTCAATCAACTGTGTGGTG TGGACACCTTCTGGAAGACGACTTATCACCGGCTCCCAAAGTGGGGAGTTTACTCTTTGGAATGGGCAATCTTTCAATTTCGAGATGATTCTTCAG GCACATGATCAACCTATAAGGTCGATGGTGTGGAGCCACAATGATATTTGGATGGTTTCTGGTGATGATGGAGGCACGATAAA ATATTGGCAGAGCAATATGAACAATGTTAAGGCCAATAGAACTGCTCACAAGGAATCCGTTCGTGGTATAAG TTTCTGTAAAACAGATTTGAAGTTCTGTTCGTGTTCTGATGATACAACTGTTAAAGTGTGGGATTTTGCCAAGTGCCAAGAAGAAATTTCATTAACCG GCCATGGTTGGGATGTCAAGTGCGTCGACTGGCACCCCACAAAATCCCTACTGGTTTCTG GTGGAAAAGATCAACTTGTCAAAATATGGGATACCAGAACTGCAAGAGAGCTTTGCTCACT TCATGGTCACAAAAACATGGTACTTAGTGTGAAGTGGAACCAAAATGGCAATTGGCTTTTGACAGCCTCGAAAGATCAAATTGTTAAG CTGTATGATATAAGGACTATGAAGGAGCTTGAATCCTTTCGTGGGCACAAGAAGGATGTAACAT CTTTGGCGTGGCATCCAATTCATGAAGAATACTTTGTCAGTGGGAGCGCTGACGGATCCATTTGTCATTGGATTGTCGG GCATGAAAACCCGCAGATTGAAATCTCAAGTGCTCATGATAACAGTGTTTGGGATCTTGCATGGCATCCTATTGGATATCTTCTCTGCAG TGGGAGCAATGATCACACAACCAAGTTTTGGTCCAGAAACAGGCCTGCAGATAATCCTCGAGATGTCCTTGCTATGCAGAACCAAG GCTATAATGAACAAGGTTTTAGCAATCGCCTGCCTGATAATTTCCAACCCTCTGAGGCATCACCAACTCCTGGAGCATTTGTTCCTGGGCTGACCCGGAATGAGGGGACCATCCCGGGAATCGGAATAGCAATGCCATTTGATGCATCCTCTCAAGGGGAACATAATCAACCTCTTCCAGGCGGTATGGCTCCTCCGCTACCACCTGGCCCCCACCCATCACTTGTTGGAAGTAGCCAGCAGCAAGGGTATCagcaacaccaccaccaccaaggTCATCCCCAGCAAATTCCTCCAATGCCCAATATGCCTCATCTTCAGCGACCACCATCGTCTCATATGCCATTGCGCCCTCATCATCCCCGCACTATGCAAGTGCCTCCCCACATGCCACCTTCCTCAATGCCCACGTCTCATCCAATGCCTGGACCAATG GGAATGCAAGGAGGCATGAATCCTCAGATGTCGCAAGGCCATTATATGGGTGCTCCTTCGGGAACATTTCTAGGACCACCAAGCAGTGGTGGACCACCCCCAATGTATCCCCAAGGACGTGGTTTCAACCGTCCACAGATGATGCCAGGGTACAACAACCCTTTCCAACAG CAGCCGCCTTTACCTGCAGGCCCTCCACCAAACACCAATCAGCAACATCAGTAG
- the LOC108839938 gene encoding uncharacterized protein LOC108839938: MSLVDYDDSSSDDDVLPAAAVHKEALPQPPQQKPSPSKSRRRSLNEKVESEVLPQLPDALLLLESPTLTHVSGGGGDHASVVAAAMRKRDLNGNSSSLPRRPKVPRGALPHSKNTPDTMGNLLVPPQLKGRSNVATEDMSKLFVKKRQESSKATSPKKD; the protein is encoded by the exons ATGTCACTGGTAGACTACGACGATTCTTCTTCCGACGACGATGTCTTACCAGCGGCGGCGGTGCACAAGGAAGCTCTGCCACAACCACCGCAACAAAAACCCTCTCCCTCGAAATCACG gagGAGGTCTTTAAATGAGAAGGTAGAAAGTGAGGTACTTCCTCAGCTACCAGATGCTTTGCTTCTTCTGGAGTCACCAACGCTTACACACGTGAGTGGCGGCGGTGGTGACCATGCTTCCGTTGTTGCAGCTGCAATGCGGAAACGAGACTTAAATGgcaactcttcttctcttcctcgtCGTCCCAAGGTGCCAAGAGGAGCTTTGCCTCATTCCAAGAATACTCCAGACACTATGGGTAATCTGCTTGTGCCTCCTCAGCTCAAAGGAAG GAGCAATGTTGCCACAGAAGATATGAGCAAGCTTTTTGTGAAGAAACGGCAAGAGTCCTCCAAGGCAACATCTCCTAAAAAGGATTAG
- the LOC108842385 gene encoding ATP synthase subunit O, mitochondrial: MALAGRIRSGISFFRTISVSDARSSLIPSLRDYATASAQKTGNVKVPVALVGESGNFASWLYIAAVKMNSLEKIESDLSELVEAMKTSPTFSQFTKDPSVPRETRLAAIVDVCDKAKFAEPTKNFLSLLAENGKLKNLDVIVKKFMQLTTAHRGDVKVLVTTVMPLPPAEEKELKETLQEIIGEGKKVTVEQKIDPSIYGGLIVEFQQKVLDMSIRTRAQQMERLLREPVDFTNL, encoded by the exons ATGGCATTGGCTGGTCGTATCAGATCCGGGATCTCCTTCTTCAGGACCATCTCCGTCTCAGATGCTAGATCTTCGCTTATCCCTTCG CTGAGAGATTATGCAACAGCTTCTGCTCAGAAAACCGGCAACGTTAAG GTGCCTGTGGCTTTGGTTGGTGAATCTGGCAACTTTGCATCGTGGCTGTACATTGCAGCTGTGAAAATGAACTCCTTGGAAAAGATTGAGTCCGATCTTTCTGAGCTGGTTGAGGCTATGAAGACAAGCCCTACTTTTTCACAGTTTACTAAGGATCCCTCTGTTCCTAGAGAGACGAGACTCGCTGCTATTGTCGATGTTTGTGACAAAGCAAAGTTTGCTGAACCCACCAAGAACTTCCTCT CTTTGTTAGCTGAGAATGGGAAGCTGAAGAACTTAGACGTGATTGTGAAAAAATTCATGCAGCTGACGACGGCACATAGGGGAGACGTCAAGGTTTTGGTTACCACAGTCATG CCGCTACCACCTGCTGAGGAGAAAGAGCTTAAGGAGACGCTTCAGGAGATAATTGGAGAAGGGAAGAAAGTTACtgtggaacaaaag ATTGATCCGAGTATATATGGAGGGCTAATAGTAGAGTTTCAACAAAAGGTGTTGGACATGTCTATCAGGACAAGGGCACAGCAGATGGAGAGGCTCCTCCGTGAACCTGTTGACTTCACCAACCTCTGA
- the LOC108840736 gene encoding protein IQ-DOMAIN 11: MAKKKGLFTILKRIFISEAHSDKKEKRRKWTFWKLKVKKRLPSITEPPENGTRREVNKEESVSDVGEVSQASCSGQLDSLENLEGSTSLEPPDLVSQYQMFLNKEEEVLAATRIQTAFRGYLARKALRALKGIVKLQAYIRGGAVRRQAVTTLKRLQSVVNIQSQVCGGNHKDYGEWKMFSENLLKARKSNIRRQVSIIEEEEQNPGGWITATITPTYMVATESAKAKSRSPMSSPRVRSRSFDTQLESYSPYKNKLCLTSSVMSEAPSRVRVGISNSRASAYQQRSPGKKGLIDMQ; the protein is encoded by the exons ATGGCAAAGAAGAAGGGACTGTTCACTATATTGAAAAGGATTTTTATTTCAGAAGCTCACTCAGATAAG aaagagaagagaagaaaatggACATTTTGGAAACTCAAAGTTAAGAAAAGATTACCTTCCATTACAGAACCTCCAGAGAACGGGACAAGACGCGAGGTAAACAAGGAGGAAAGTGTGTCTGACGTGGGTGAAGTCAGCCAAGCATCCTGTAGTGGACAGTTAGATTCCTTAGAAAATTTAGAAGGTTCAACATCCCTAGAACCTCCTGATCTTGTATCCCAGTATCAAATGTTTCTAAATAAAGAGGAAGAAGTTCTTGCTGCTACTAGGATTCAGACAGCTTTCCGGGGTTATCTT GCAAGGAAAGCTCTACGTGCGTTGAAGGGAATAGTGAAACTCCAAGCATATATCAGAGGTGGTGCAGTGAGACGCCAAGCAGTGACTACATTAAAACGCTTGCAATCTGTTGTCAACATTCAGTCACAGGTCTGCGGAGGTAATCATAAAGATTATGGAGAGTGGAAGATGTTCAGCGAGAACTTACTCAAGGCACGTAAATCTAATATTAGAAGACAAGTTTCAATAATTGAAGAGGAAGAACAGAACCCTGGTGGTTGGATCACTGCCACTATTACACCAACTTATATGGTTGCAACAGAGTCAGCAAAGGCAAAGTCAAGATCTCCCATGAGCTCCCCGAGGGTAAGATCGAGAAGTTTTGACACGCAGTTAGAGAGTTACTCGCCGTATAAGAACAAGCTATGCCTGACGAGTTCGGTAATGAGTGAAGCACCAAGCAGAGTGAGAGTTGGTATTAGTAACAGTAGGGCAAGCGCATACCAGCAACGGTCTCCAGGGAAAAAGGGGTTAATAGATATGCAATAG